The Staphylococcus simiae genome includes the window ACGTCATCATATCATCTCGAAATATTTTCCCAATATGAAAGTCATGCTGAAGGATTAACAAAATTAATGAATAGCTATGACTTAAATGCTAAACATTTAGAACGTAAAAAAGGTAGTATCACTTATCTGAAAGAAGCTGAAAGAATCTCTGACTTTTTAAGTTTAATAGGTGGTTATCAAGCGTTGTTAAAATTTGAAGATGTCAGAATAGTTAGAGACATGCGTAATTCTGTCAATCGTCTTGTTAATTGTGAAACGGCAAATTTAAATAAAACAGTTAGTGCAGCAATGAAACAAGTTGAAAGTATTAAATTAATAGATCAAGAGATAGGTATAGAAAATTTACCTGAAAGATTACGCGAAATTGCTAAAGTTCGTGTCGAAAATCAAGAAATATCGTTAAAAGAACTGGGTGAAATGGTATCAAATGGTCCAATTTCTAAATCCGGAGTTAATCATCGATTACGCAAATTAAATGAATTAGCAGATAAAATTCGTAATGGGGAACATATTGAATTATAAAAGGTAGTTTAAAACCACAATTATCTAAGTGCTTCTTTTTAAATTAAAGTGACTTAAATAATAGGAAAAAAAATTTTTAAAAATTGGTTGCTAAGACAGTATTTATAATATCTTAGCAACCGATTTTATTATAAATGGTTCTCTAACAAATCGGACTGATACATAATTAAATTTTCAAGCCTCGTAACCCCGTTTGCACATTTAGAGCTAGTTAGATTTACAATCTTTACTAGCTCTTATGCAATTGTTGCGCTAGCAACCAATTGTAATCCTTTAGTTAGATTTACAATCTTTACTAGCTCTTGCCCAACCTGCATTGCTTGAAAAACTGGATAACCAGTTTTTCTATGTTGGGTCCCTACCACAGGAGTCTCGGCTTCAAATTAATTTTCGTTTTAAAATTATTTATTTTTTATCAGTCCGTAAATTTCAAGTTTAAGTTAGCCACTTATATTTTTTAAGTAGTACTAACGTTTTAGGCTCTTTTCTGTTTTGTAAACCCAAGATGAGTGGTAGATATTCTATCTATGACTCATCTTGGGTTAGTAACAGCTAAAGTATTTAGCTGTTAAATAACTATAATAGATTTAATACTTTTAATGCTTGAGCCATTCTATGATGAGCTGTGTCATAGCCTAGGATTTTTCTAGGATAATCATTCATAAATTGTTGCACTTGTTTTAAGCGACATTGACTCACGGTTGATAGATCAGTTCCTTTAGGTATAAATCGACGTAACATTTTATGTTGATTTTCACTGGTACCACGTTCAAATGATGAAAATGGATGTGCGAAATAAATATTGATGTCATGACCAAATTCTTCATATAATGATGCGAATTCTGAGCCATTATCTGCTGTGATTGATTTGAATATATGTGGTGTGAGCGACTTTAAATGCTTAAATATTGATGTTAATCCTTGTGAGACTGAATGAGCGCTTTTATCATTAATCAGCTTTAAGATTTCAAAACGTGTAGCACGTTCAACGAGTGTTAAGATGACAGGTTTAGATTTATCTTTGGTACTGATGACAGTATCGATTTCCCAATGTCCAAAGGTTTGACGAGATTGGACGTCCTGTGGACGCTGTTCAATACTTGGACCTAAAATACGACGATGTGTACGATGATAAGTTTGATTAGACATTCGACGTTTTAACTTCTCTAAAAGATGGATATTTTTAGTCGCCATGATATTATCATTAATCCAAGCATATAAAGTTGTCACACATGGTATTAAATCTTTACGGAATACATTTTCACGATGAGCACATGCCACAACAGCTTCAGGTGACCAACGTTGTTGAATCATTAAGTCATCAGCCCAAGCTATAAAATGAGGATTTTTCCGCCATAAAGATTGTGCGCCACAACGTTGTCGATTCTTGTAGTAATTTTGTTGTGCGAGTGATGGAATATATTGGAATTGTTCATATTCATAAACTTTATCTTGATATTTTTGGCGTGAAATTTGACGTGTAGTACCGCGTTTTATTTCATTATGGATAGTTTGAGGCGCACGTCCTAATTCACGTGCAATAGCACGATTAGAAAAGCCTAAATCTTTAAGGGTTTCGATACGAATGCGTTCTTCATAAGTTAGGTGTGTTCCTTTATGTTTTATCGTGTTACAATGATTTTGCGTCATGTGAATTCATCCTTTATTGAAGAGTGTGAGAGCCTCAATAATAACATGAAATTCACGTGACGTTTTTTATTTATAGGTGGCTAAGTTGATTATAAAATCCACCATTTTTTATCAGTCCTAAAAATAGAGAACCCTTATATAAAGACAAAAGGCTCAACAAATTAATGCTGAGCCTTATCTTTAATCATCTAAATTTTTAGGATTAAAATGTTTATAGATCGTATGACCTTCTTCACTTATAATGTTACTAGCAGTCTCTTTTAATATTGGATAATAATTATTAGCAAAACCTACAATTATCTGATTAATTATTAATGATGATAACTCTCTATCTGTAGGTAGTGCAGAATTAATTATTTCAACTAAATCCGAATAAATAATTTCATCAGAATTTTTATGGGCAATATATTTAAGGAAATTACCTTGAACTTCTTCAAAAACACTATATTTTAAATCCATTTCTAAAAATATTAAACTAACAGTTTTTGTGTTTAGTTGGTTTTGTCCCATTTCTGATGCTAATTCTTGAACTGATTGATATAAAAGTCTAATATCATTTTTATCTTCTAACATTTAGCTCACTCCATTTAAAACAACCATGATATTGCTTCCTTAATAGTTGTTGAAATTATCCCGGCATTTCCTTTACTTAAACCAGCATTTAAGGCACCACGTTTTGCAGCATCACCAACAGCTTGAGCTGGTACATCTGACCATTTAAGTAATGGTTTCAATTCTTGAACTATAGGTGAATAAGCTTTATCAAACAAGTTAGCCGCCTTATTGCCACCAACTTTTTTAATTACATTTCTTGCACCACTTTTATGATTTATTATAAATTTAATTGCTGTTTTTGCTACTTTTGTTGCTCCAATTCGTTCTTGAGCTTGAGGATTCTGAGGCAAATCGGGATTTCGATTAATTTTAACACCATCAACATTCACATATTGTGGTTGGTTTACTTTTTGAGAACTTTCTTGTACTTCTTTCGCATTTGCTAAAGGGGAAACTGACGTAATAACAATAGCACTTAATACCAATGATCCGATGCTTTTACTTAGGTTATAAAGTATTATAGCCCCCTTGAAGGGAATTGAACCCCTATTTTAAGAACCGGAATCTTATGTGTTATCCATTACACTACAAGGGGATAATAAGTAACAAACAAATTTCTGTACTATAGTAATTAAAATAAGTACAATTTGAATAGCTATTAATAGTTTACAAATGAAAAGTTGTAAGGTCAATCGTCGATAAAAAGTATAATCAAATATTTTGACCATTTTTGACTTTTTATGTAAAATAAAAAAATAACAGAAATTACAAGGAGGAAATATAAATGAATTTAATTCCTACAGTTATTGAAACAACAAACAGAGGCGAACGTGCTTACGACATATATTCACGTTTATTAAAAGACCGTATTATTATGCTAGGTTCTCAAATCGATGATAATGTAGCAAATTCTATCGTATCACAATTATTATTCTTACAAGCACAAGATTCAGAAAAAGATATCTACTTGTACATTAACTCACCAGGTGGTAGTGTAACAGCTGGTTTTGCAATTTATGATACGATTCAACATATTAAACCAGATGTACAAACAATTTGTATCGGTATGGCTGCATCAATGGGTTCATTCTTATTGGCAGCTGGTGCTAAAGGTAAACGTTTTGCATTACCAAATGCAGAAGTAATGATTCACCAACCATTAGGTGGTGCACAAGGACAAGCAACTGAAATTGAAATTGCTGCTAACCACATTTTAAAAACACGTGAAAAATTAAATCGAATTTTATCTGAACGTACTGGACAAAGTATTGAAAAAATACAACAAGATACAGATCGTGATAATTTCTTAACAGCTGAAGAAGCTAAAGAATATGGTTTAATTGACGATGTAATGGTTCCTGAAGCCTAATTTATTGCATATAATCATATAAAAAAGCTGCGCTTTGATGCGCAGCTTTTTTTATTGTGCGCCCGGCATGGGTAATTACTAGACGGTGAAAGTCCGTTACAGGCTTGGTAGTAGGAACTGTTAGCGAAAGACAAGGGTGTCCATTGTGAAATGGAATCTGAAGGAAGTCGGACGCAAACACTCGCACTGACGAACAGAAATATCATACAAGGCTATGTGGAATGGATGAATCTGCAATACAAGATAAAGTCCGATACTACCCGAGTTCTATATAGTAAATGATGCAGTGGAATGAGTGGAAAGTGGTTACTCTTACCCGGGGAGGTCTCATCAGCGATAAAAAAAATCGTAGTAATAACGAATGATGAGAAGTCAGCAGAGGTCATAGTAGGTAGAAATACTGAAGGACTGAACAATATTCATACAAAGTAAAGAATGGAGGTTAGAGATTTACAACGTACAGAATACAATTAATGATTGGCAACTCATAGAAAGATAAGTAGTGGAACGAAAAAGGATATATGAGTGCGTACAGTAAATCTTAGGTGAAATGAAAGAAATGTATCGTGAGTCTCCATCTATGATGGAGCTTGTTGTAAGAGAGAATAATATACAAAAAGCAATTAAGAAAGTGAAGAAAAACAACGGTGCACCTGGCATCGATGGCATGCGAGTAAGTGAATTAACATCACATTTCGCAAAATACTTTCCACAAATTAAACAAAAACTGCTTGATGGCACGTATAAGCCACAAGCAGTAAGAAAGGTTGAAATACCTAAATCAAATGGGAAAAAGCGCGTGCTTGGAATCCCTGTCGCAAGAGACAGAGTTATCCAACAAGCCATTAAACAAGTCATTGAACCTAGTATCGACCGTACTTTCTCAAAACACAGTCATGGCTTTAGACCGAATCGTAGTACAGGAACTGCACTTAAAGAATGTGCAACATACTATGAAGAAGGTTACTTAGTTGCAGTTGATTGTGATTTAAAACAGTGCTTTGATATGTTGAACCATGATAAATTAATGTATCTATTTGAACGACATGTTCAAGATAAAGCCATTTCTAAATTTATTCGTAGAAGCCTACAGGTTGGTGCAATCGACCTCAATGGTAATTATCGAAGTAGAGAAATAGGTGCACCGCAAGGTGGTGTTATTTCCCCGTTACTTTGTAATATTTATCTTCACGAATTAGATAATGAATTGGAGAAACGTGGTCATCGCTTTGTTCGTTATGCAGATGACTTCGTCATCTTTGTACGTACAAAACGAGCGGGTCAACGTGTCATGGAAAGTGTGACAAAGTTTATCGAAAAAGACCTTAAACTTATTGTAAATAGTGAAAAGAGCAAGGTAGGTTCTATCACACGTTTAAAGTTCTTGAGTTGTCTAATGACCAAAGTAAATGGCACTTATCGTTTCAGACCGACTATGGAAGCAAGAAGAAATTTAAAACGCACCTTAAGACGTCTAACGAAACGAAATAGACCAGGTACCTTTAAAGAGATTATATCAGAAATTAATCAAGTAACACGAGGGTGGATAAATTACTTTGGTAAAGGATTTATTACAGGTTTTGTAACGAAGTTACAATCATGGTTAAACCGACGCATTAGACAACTAATCCTCAAAAGATGGAAAAGAATAAAAACCAAATATAAGATGTTACGTAAGTATGGACTTGACCATAAGAGTGCAATGAAAATTGCCAATTCAAGAAAGAAATACTGGCGCTTATCATCAACGCATGAAGTTCATCGTGCACTTACAACAAAACGTCTCTACAAGTGGGGGTTAGAACCATTAACCCAACTCGCAGAGACGGCTTACGCAAGATATTGAACCGCCGAGTACGGAACCGTACGCTCGGTGGTGTGAGAGGACGGATAATCAAATAATGGTTATCCTCCTACTCGATTAGAACGATGTTTTGATAATTGTACAAAGGTAGTAATTACTGTAATTGCACCCACAATAATAAAGAACATAGCTAAAATAATTGAAGGTATTGAATGATTAAAAGTTAAGCAACCAATAATAATTAATATCACACCATTCATTAGTGACAATAAATGAAAAGATTTAGATTGTTTCATTAAGAACACTCCTTAATAATGTTTAATCATTAATCAAATCTTCTAGTGCCAATTTTAAATTACTATATTTAAAATTGAAACCTAATGCTTGTAATTTATTAGGTATTACTTTTTGAGTATCTAGTATCACTGTTGACATTTGACCAAGTAATGTTCGTAATACTAATCCTGGTACCCATGTTTCATGTGGTTTATGCATTGTACGAGCTAGTGTGTAGCCAAAGAAATTTTGTCTTTCTGGTATAGGTGAAGTTAAGTTGAATGGTCCTTGGGCACTTGGATGATTGATCAAATATAAAATAGCGTTAGTTAAGTCATCTATATGAATCCAAGAATACCATTGGCGACCTGATCCTAATTTGCCACCTACATAAAATTGATAAGGTAATTTCATTGATTTAAGTGCGCCACCCTCAGAAGATAGCACCATACCAAATCTACCAATGACAACTCTAGTTCCTAATTGCTCGAACTGTTGAGCAAATCGTTCCCATTGATAAACAATATCTGATAAGAAATCAAATGGTAAGGTTTTATATAATTCTGTATAAGTCATATATAAGTCAGGAGGGTAATATCCAACAGCACTTGCATTAAATAAGACTTTAGGTGCCTGTTGACGTGATTTAAAGAGATCGAATAATGCTTCAGTACTTTGAATTCTGCTGAGCATTAGCGTTTGCTTATATTCTGGTGTCCAACGTTTATTTAATGTAGCACCTGCTAAATTAATTACGCTATCAATATTATCAGGAACAATTTGTTGCCAATTTGGCTTACTCCAATTAACAAACGTTATTTTAGCATCAGATGATGTTTCGTCATGACGCGTTAATATCGTTATATGACAGTCCGTTTTTTTAAGTTCATTTATCAGGCTTGAACCTACTAAACCTGTTCCACCAGTAATTAAATAGTTTTTCAAAATAATCCCACCTTGAAAGTTAATTGTAAATATTTGATAATTATTCTTATTATTCAAAGGTTATTCAAAAATTAGACATTAAGATGTCATTTTAACTTTTAGCAATGCATTTAAATAAATATGATATAAGTTATAATAAAGATGTACCTTCGATATCTAATAAACATCTCTTATTAAGTATATGTAAACGCTGCATGATACAACGAAGGTAAATTTTGACTCCCTTTAGTAGTAAGACCCGTGCGAGAATCGTACGGGTCTTATTTTTGTTGTTCTTATAAAAGGTGTAGAAAGGAAGGTAAGTTAAATAACATTAAATTCCTTGATATTATCAAAATTTAAAAAGTTATGAATAACATTTGAAGCAACGTTATTATACTATACCCATTTATTGATGTAATTAATTATGACTTTGTAATTATAAGAAGTTACAATGTTGAAAATTGGGGTATATTTCTATATATAAGTAATTTGAAAGTTAATAAAGAAAATGAAGAGGTTTCTATTTTTTATTTTAAATGATGAGTTAATAAATGTTGTATTTAAACTGTAGATGTTAAGATAGAATTTAATTCAATTTCTTTGTAGGTATGTTAAATGAACAAGTCTATTAAACCATGTATTTCTATATAAACAGAACTGAGCCATTTACTGAAATATATTGAGTTTAATTAATTTGTGCAACATATAATAAAGATTAATAAGATTTAAAGTGAGGGAGAGTATGTCGAATCAACATAACGACTACAATAATATTGAAGGTCAAGACAAAAAGAAAATGAGCACGGTATCTAAAATAATTAGTGCTATTATCGTGCTGTTATTATTATTTGGTTTAGCATTTGCTATATTTGCGTTTGTAGATCATTCTAATAAATCTAAAGAGCGTTTAGAGCATGAACAAGAACAACGTGAAAAAAAGAAACAAGATGATATAGAAAAAGAACAAAAAGAAAAGGAAAAACAACAAGATGACATAGATAATCAAGAAAATCAAAGCCAACAACAACGTTCACAAAATAATGCTACTCAAGCACCAGTAAGACAACAAAGCAGTAATACATCACAACAGCAATCTAATCAGAATAATCAAAAAGAAAAAGCGACTAGCGATGACAAAGCAAAAACTGATAAAGATTCAGACTCTAAAGATAAAGATGATGAAGCATCAAATAAAGAGCAAAGTGATGACAAAGCAGATAGCAATAAAGAACAAGCTAAGCCACAACAAAATAATAATGCTAATCAACAACAACAGACACAACGACCAACACAACCACAACAACAAGCAGGTGGTGGTGCTGCAAATAGTAATAGTGGAAACAGTAATAATCAAGCTACCACAGCACCTAGACAAGCACCACAACAGAGTCAAAGTTCCAATGCAACACAAGCTAATAGACAAAGTGGCAATTAATATTTAACTCTAGTTCATTACAATTAAAAAACAAATACTCAATCAATACTAAACTGTCAGTGAGACAAAATAACTCACTGACAGTTTTTTTAAGTTCTCTAATTTTTTAAGACTGATAAAAAAGAATAATTTAAAAATAATTATGTATCAGTCCAATTTGGAAGAGAACCTTTTTTATTGAATTGGAAATTGACAATTGAGATGACTTGACCAATGTTAAAATACCCACCAAATGATAGCGGTAATGATGAAAGAAATAATTAAAATGACAAAGCAACCCATGGCACAACCACATCCTTGAAGTCGACAACTAAAGTGATAGTTACCATTAAATGCTACAGATTGACGGTTTTGTTTGAAATACATATTTCCTTTATATTCTGGGTCGCTAGGATCTAAGACTTGTTGCTCTGAATTATTATTTGATAAATTTTCATTATGCATGACGCAATCACACCTTTATTATCGTGTTATATTCTAGAATGATTAATTATAACAAGAAAGGGTATAACGTTCATTAAATACAATAACTACTGTTATTAAATAGTTGAGACGAAGTAACTTGTTATGAGTGAAAACGTTTTATCAAATTATTTAGAAAATTTAAGTTAATCCACTTGCATTTTGTGAAATACAATAGTAGTATTGCATGTGTAAAGAGGTTGAATTTTGTCCCAGGTGGGACTTAATAAGACAATCACTGTTTGATAGCTATTGATATTTTCAACATTAAGAGGAGGAGGTAGTAGTGAAAGACTTATTACAAGTTCAACAAAAACTTATACCAGATCTTATTGATAAGATGTATAAACGTTTTTCGATTCTCACTACTATTTCTAAGAATCAACCAGTTGGTCGTCGAAGTTTAAGTGAACACATGGATATGACTGAGCGTGTATTACGTTCAGAAACAGATATGTTGAAGAAACAAGATTTGATTAAGGTCAAACCTACAGGAATGGAAATTACTGTAGAAGGTCAACAAGTACTTGAGAGATTGAAATCCTATTTCGATATTTATGTTGACGATAATCGTTTAGCAGAAGATATTAGAAGTAAATTTCAAATTAAGGAAGTACATGTTGTTCCAGGAGATGCAGACCATAATCAATCAGTTAAAGCAGATCTTGGTAGACTAGCGGGACAATTATTAGAAAGTTCGCTATATGAAGATGCTATCGTTTCTGTGACTGGTGGTTCAACTATGGCTTATGTAAGTGAAGCTATTCATTTATTACCATTTAATGTTTTCTTTGTTCCAGCACGAGGTGGTCTTGGTGAAAATGTTGTTTTTCAAGCAAATACCATTGCTGCGAGTATGGCTCAACAAGCTGGTGGTTATTACACAACGATGTATGTACCAGATAACGTGAGCGAAACAACGTATAAAACATTAATGTTAGAACCGTCAGTAATCAATACATTAGACAAAATTAAACAAGCAAACGTAACTGTACACGGTATCGGTGATGCGCTGAAGATGGCGCATAGACGTCAGTCACCTCAAGAGGTTATTGATAAACTTCAACATCACCAAGCCGTCGGAGAGGCATTCGGATATTATTTTGATAATCAAGGTCACATCGTTCATAAAGTAAAAACAATTGGACTACAGTTAGAAGATCTTGAATCAAAAGATTTTATTTTTGCAGTTGCCGGTGGACAATCAAAAGGACAAGCAATTAAAGCATACCTTTCAATTGCACCTAAAAATACTGTGTTAATCACAGATGAAGCAGCCGCAAAAATAATACTTGAATAAGAGATAAAAAGTTTAATACTTTTTAAATATCATTTTAAAGGAGGCCATTATAATGGCAGTAAAAGTAGCAATTAATGGTTTTGGTAGAATTGGTCGTTTAGCATTTAGAAGAATCCAAGATGTAGAAGGTCTTGAAGTAGTAGCAGTAAACGACTTAACAGATGACGATATGTTAGCTCATTTATTAAAATATGACACAATGCAAGGTCGTTTCACAGGTGAAGTTGAAGTAGTAGATGGTGGTTTCCGTGTGAATGGTAAAGAAGTTAAATCTTTCAGTGAACCAGATGCAAGTAAATTACCTTGGAAAGACTTAGATATCGATGTTGTATTAGAATGTACTGGTTTCTATACTGACAAAGATAAAGCACAAGCTCATATCGATGCAGGTGCTAAAAAAGTATTAATCTCAGCTCCAGCTACTGGTGACTTGAAAACAATCGTATTCAATACTAACCACCAAGAATTAGATGGTTCTGAAACAGTTGTATCAGGTGCATCATGTACTACAAACTCATTAGCCCCAGTTGCTAAAGTTTTAAATGATGACTTTGGTTTAGTTGAAGGTTTAATGACAACTATCCATGCTTACACAGGTGACCAAAATACTCAAGATGCACCTCACAGAAAAGGTGACAAACGTCGTGCTCGTGCAGCAGCAGAAAACATCATCCCTAACTCAACAGGTGCTGCTAAAGCTATCGGTAAAGTAATTCCTGAAATCGATGGTAAATTAGATGGTGGAGCTCAACGTGTTCCAGTTGCTACAGG containing:
- the ltrA gene encoding group II intron reverse transcriptase/maturase — translated: MYRESPSMMELVVRENNIQKAIKKVKKNNGAPGIDGMRVSELTSHFAKYFPQIKQKLLDGTYKPQAVRKVEIPKSNGKKRVLGIPVARDRVIQQAIKQVIEPSIDRTFSKHSHGFRPNRSTGTALKECATYYEEGYLVAVDCDLKQCFDMLNHDKLMYLFERHVQDKAISKFIRRSLQVGAIDLNGNYRSREIGAPQGGVISPLLCNIYLHELDNELEKRGHRFVRYADDFVIFVRTKRAGQRVMESVTKFIEKDLKLIVNSEKSKVGSITRLKFLSCLMTKVNGTYRFRPTMEARRNLKRTLRRLTKRNRPGTFKEIISEINQVTRGWINYFGKGFITGFVTKLQSWLNRRIRQLILKRWKRIKTKYKMLRKYGLDHKSAMKIANSRKKYWRLSSTHEVHRALTTKRLYKWGLEPLTQLAETAYARY
- the clpP gene encoding ATP-dependent Clp endopeptidase proteolytic subunit ClpP; protein product: MNLIPTVIETTNRGERAYDIYSRLLKDRIIMLGSQIDDNVANSIVSQLLFLQAQDSEKDIYLYINSPGGSVTAGFAIYDTIQHIKPDVQTICIGMAASMGSFLLAAGAKGKRFALPNAEVMIHQPLGGAQGQATEIEIAANHILKTREKLNRILSERTGQSIEKIQQDTDRDNFLTAEEAKEYGLIDDVMVPEA
- a CDS encoding DUF4887 domain-containing protein, whose protein sequence is MSNQHNDYNNIEGQDKKKMSTVSKIISAIIVLLLLFGLAFAIFAFVDHSNKSKERLEHEQEQREKKKQDDIEKEQKEKEKQQDDIDNQENQSQQQRSQNNATQAPVRQQSSNTSQQQSNQNNQKEKATSDDKAKTDKDSDSKDKDDEASNKEQSDDKADSNKEQAKPQQNNNANQQQQTQRPTQPQQQAGGGAANSNSGNSNNQATTAPRQAPQQSQSSNATQANRQSGN
- the gap gene encoding type I glyceraldehyde-3-phosphate dehydrogenase, whose protein sequence is MAVKVAINGFGRIGRLAFRRIQDVEGLEVVAVNDLTDDDMLAHLLKYDTMQGRFTGEVEVVDGGFRVNGKEVKSFSEPDASKLPWKDLDIDVVLECTGFYTDKDKAQAHIDAGAKKVLISAPATGDLKTIVFNTNHQELDGSETVVSGASCTTNSLAPVAKVLNDDFGLVEGLMTTIHAYTGDQNTQDAPHRKGDKRRARAAAENIIPNSTGAAKAIGKVIPEIDGKLDGGAQRVPVATGSLTELTVVLEKQDVTVDQVNEAMKNASNESFGYTEDEIVSSDVIGMTYGSLFDATQTRVMSVGDRQLVKVAAWYDNEMSYTAQLVRTLGYLAELSK
- a CDS encoding sugar-binding transcriptional regulator, whose protein sequence is MKDLLQVQQKLIPDLIDKMYKRFSILTTISKNQPVGRRSLSEHMDMTERVLRSETDMLKKQDLIKVKPTGMEITVEGQQVLERLKSYFDIYVDDNRLAEDIRSKFQIKEVHVVPGDADHNQSVKADLGRLAGQLLESSLYEDAIVSVTGGSTMAYVSEAIHLLPFNVFFVPARGGLGENVVFQANTIAASMAQQAGGYYTTMYVPDNVSETTYKTLMLEPSVINTLDKIKQANVTVHGIGDALKMAHRRQSPQEVIDKLQHHQAVGEAFGYYFDNQGHIVHKVKTIGLQLEDLESKDFIFAVAGGQSKGQAIKAYLSIAPKNTVLITDEAAAKIILE
- a CDS encoding IS30 family transposase; translated protein: MTQNHCNTIKHKGTHLTYEERIRIETLKDLGFSNRAIARELGRAPQTIHNEIKRGTTRQISRQKYQDKVYEYEQFQYIPSLAQQNYYKNRQRCGAQSLWRKNPHFIAWADDLMIQQRWSPEAVVACAHRENVFRKDLIPCVTTLYAWINDNIMATKNIHLLEKLKRRMSNQTYHRTHRRILGPSIEQRPQDVQSRQTFGHWEIDTVISTKDKSKPVILTLVERATRFEILKLINDKSAHSVSQGLTSIFKHLKSLTPHIFKSITADNGSEFASLYEEFGHDINIYFAHPFSSFERGTSENQHKMLRRFIPKGTDLSTVSQCRLKQVQQFMNDYPRKILGYDTAHHRMAQALKVLNLL
- a CDS encoding TIGR01777 family oxidoreductase; amino-acid sequence: MKNYLITGGTGLVGSSLINELKKTDCHITILTRHDETSSDAKITFVNWSKPNWQQIVPDNIDSVINLAGATLNKRWTPEYKQTLMLSRIQSTEALFDLFKSRQQAPKVLFNASAVGYYPPDLYMTYTELYKTLPFDFLSDIVYQWERFAQQFEQLGTRVVIGRFGMVLSSEGGALKSMKLPYQFYVGGKLGSGRQWYSWIHIDDLTNAILYLINHPSAQGPFNLTSPIPERQNFFGYTLARTMHKPHETWVPGLVLRTLLGQMSTVILDTQKVIPNKLQALGFNFKYSNLKLALEDLIND
- the whiA gene encoding DNA-binding protein WhiA, coding for MSFASEMKNELTRIEVDPLNAKAELSALIRMNGALSLSNQQFVINVQTENAATARRIYSLIKRVFNVEVEILVRKKMKLKKNNIYICRTKMKARDILDELGILKNGVFTYDIDQEMIKDDEMRRSYLRGAFLAGGSVNNPETSSYHLEIFSQYESHAEGLTKLMNSYDLNAKHLERKKGSITYLKEAERISDFLSLIGGYQALLKFEDVRIVRDMRNSVNRLVNCETANLNKTVSAAMKQVESIKLIDQEIGIENLPERLREIAKVRVENQEISLKELGEMVSNGPISKSGVNHRLRKLNELADKIRNGEHIEL